The genomic region GAATCCAAAGCACGCGGGCGGGATGACGTGGTGCTGGCGCATCTGAATCACGCGCTGGTACAGCGGGCGCTGCGGCTGCTGCGCGCCGAAGTCTGGTCATCGGCTGGCGGCCAGCGCCTGCATCGCGTAACGGCGCGCCTCGTCCCCAACAGTGCGCTGGATACGCCCGCGCTGATCGCCCACGCGCGGCTGGTGCTGCTGGGCAGCGATTATCAGCGCCTACATGAAGAACTGTTGACGGCAGGCGGCTTCATCCGCGAGGGGCGCTTTGTGCGCATGAACGTGGGCGAGGTGCAGCGCGCGCTGGAGGCCGCCTTACCCCAGGCGGCGCCGGAAGCCGTTCAGCAGCGGCTGGCCGCTACCTGGTCCCGATATGGGCATGAGCAGACGATTCTGGCGGCCCTGGAGGCGCGCAAGCTAGAGCGCGCAGCCAGCCTGCAAAGACTGCTGGAAGACCGGGCGCAGAAGGAGATCAGCGATACGACGGCGATCCTGGAGGAGCTGCGCGCTGGCATCCTGGCGGAACTGCATCAGCCTGACGTGGTGCAGCTTCCGCTTTTTAGCCTGGATGAGCGCCAGCAGTACGATGAGGACCGGCGCTTTCTGGAGCGCCGCCTGGCCGAGATTCCGGGCGAGATCGAGCGCGAAACCGAGGCCATCCGCAAGCGTTTTGCCAATCCTGAGCCGAGCCTGTTTCCGGTGGCGATTACCTATCTGGTGCCGGAGCGGCTTGCTCATGGCTAGTGCCCTGGAAGGAGCGCCTGCATGGAGGTAGCGTGGCTGGCGGCTGAAGGCCGCGCCTGAAGGCTGCGCCACCAAGCCCGCCTGCGCAGGCTCCCCCCACCCGTGTGGGCGCAGCCTCCGTCCTAGCCCGCGCAAGCGGGCTTCGTGTCCCGCAGGGACTCCAGACGCGGGTTTACCCGCCTGCCACCCCAGGAGGAAGATATATGTCTATGGCGCGTCATCATGCCGAATGGCTGTCGTTGGTCGAGGTGTCGGGGCCGTTCCTGAGTGTGCCGGTGCTGTCGGAGGTCTTCCCGGCTGGCCTGGAGAAACCAGCGGACGAGGCCGAGCAGGCGCGGCTGCTGCGGCTGGCCTATGCGGAGTGGCAGGCGAGTCTGGCCGACCCGGCCATTCACCGGGCCTGGGTGCGCTGGGTGCTGGAGCGCACGCTGGAACTGCCGCCCAATCTGCTGGCCGAAGGGCAGGCGCTGCCCCCGGACCTGAAGGCGAAGCTGGCCGATCAGGCCGAGCCGCTGCGCCCCGACCTGGCCTTGCTCAATCCCCCCGGCAGGCGGGAGGCAGGCCAGGCGCGGCTGCTGGTGCAGATCTGTCCTCCGAGGCAGCATCTGGAAAGGCCGATGGGCAGGCAGTTGTCTCCGGCAACCGGCATGATGGAACTGCTGCGCGCCACCAATGTGCGCCTGGGCCTGGTGACGAATGGCGAGCAGTGGATGCTGGTGACGGCGCTGCCCGATGAAACCGGGCATGGCTTCCTGCCCACCGGCCTGGCCTCCTGGTATGCCGAACTCTGGCTGGAGGAGCGCCTGACCCTGCAAGCCTTCCGCAGCCTGCTGGGGGCGCAGCGATTCTTCAACGCGCCGGACGACCAGACGCTGGAGGGGATGCTCAAGCGCAGCGCCCAGAACCAGGCTGCCGTGACCATTCAGCTTGGCGAGCAGGTGCGCCGCGCCGTCGAGGTGCTGATTCAGGCGATGGACCGCGTGGACCGCGAGCGCGGCCACGCGCTGCTAGGGGACGTGAGCGAGCAAGACCTGTATAACGCCGCGCTGACGGTGATGATGCGCCTGGTCTTCCTCTTCTGCGCGGAGGAGCGCGGGCTGCTGCTGCTGGATGAGCCGCTCTATCACGATCAGTACGCCGTCTCGACGCTGCGCGACCAACTGCGCCAGGCGACCCAGGAGGAGCCGGAAGAGGCGCTGGAGCGCCGCACCGATGCCTGGTGTCGGCTGCTGGCAACCTTCCGCGCCGTACATGGCGGCGTGGAGTCCGACCAGATGGCGCTGCCTGCCTATGGCGGCCACCTCTTCGACCCCGACCGCTATCCCTTCCTCGAAGGGCGCGCCCCCGGCACCCACTGGCGCGAGACGCCCGCCAACCCGCTGCCGGTGGATAACCGCACGGTGCTGCATCTGCTGGAGGCGCTGCAACTGCTGCGCGAGCGTCTGCCCGGCGGCGGGCTGAGCGAGGCGCGGCGGCTCTCCTACAAAGCCCTCGACATCGAGCAGATCGGGCATGTCTACGAGGGCCTGCTGGACCACACGGCAAAGCGCGCCGCCGGGCCGGTCCTGGGGCTGATCGGCGGGGCAGAGGTGGCGCTGGAGGAACTGGAGGCGCTGGCGGGTAAACCCGCGTCTGAAGTCCCTGCGGGACACGAAGCCCCCCTGCGCGGGCTGGAACGAACACTGCGCCCATCGGGGCCGGGGGAGCCTGCGCAGGCAGGCTTGGTGGCGCAGCCTTCAGGCGCGTCCTCAGACGCCCGCCCATCGGGGCCGGGGGAGCCTGCGCAGGCAGGCTTGGTGGCGCAGCCTTCAGGCGCGGGTTTACCCGCAGGCGCTTCTTCAGACGCCCGCCTCCTGGCCTTCCTCAGCGAGCGCACCGGCAGCAAAGCGCCCGTCCTGAAGCGCAGGCTGGAGCGCGCCCCGTCAAAGGAGGCGGCCATGCGCCTGCGCACCGCCTGCGAGAATGACGACGACCTCTATCATCGCGTGCTGACCTATATCGCACTGCTGCGCGAGGATACCTTTGGCCGCCCGGTCGTCATCCCGACGGGCAGTTGCTATGTGACGGCGGGCGAGGACCGCCGCTCCAGCGGCACGCACTACACGCCGCGCGAACTGACCGATCCGCTGGCGCGCTATGCCCTGGAGCCGCTGGTCTACGACGGGCCAGCGGAGGGCAAGCCACAGGACGAATGGCGGCTGCGCCCGGCCTGGGCGCTGCTCAGGCTCAAGGTCTGCGATCTGGCGATGGGGTCGGGCGCGTTTCTGGTGCAGGCGGCTCGCTATCTCTCCGAACGGCTGCTGGAAGCCTGGGCCGAGGAAGAGGAGCGGCTGCGCCAGGCGGGCATCCCCAAGCCGGTCCTGACCTACGAGGGCCTGCCCGCGCGCGGCGGCCAGAGCGAAGAGGTGCTGCCCGATGACCCGGAGAATCGCCGGGCCGACGCCCTGCGGCTGATCTGTGACCGCTGCCTCTATGGCGTGGACAAGAACCCGATGGCCGTCGAGATGGCGAAGCTCTCGCTCTGGCTGGTGACGCTGGCAAAGGGCAGGCCGTTCACCTTCCTGGACCACGCCCTGCGCTGGGGCGATTCGCTGCTGGGCGCGGATGAGCGCCAGTTGAAAACGTGGTCGCTGACGCCGGGGGATGAGCAGCAGTTGATGCTGCTGGCGGAGCCGGTGCGCCGGGCGCTGGAGACGGCGCTGAAGCTGCGGCGCGAGATTGCCGAACGGCTGGTGCAGGATGTGAAGGAAGCGGAAGCGAAGGAGCGCAAGCTGGCCGAGGCCGAGGAAGCCGTCGCGCTGCTCAGGCTGGGCTGCGATCTGCTGACGGCGAGCGCGCTGGCTCCCACGCCCAGAGAGCGCGCCCGCCTGCGCGAGGGCTGGCGTGACCGCTATCTGACGGCGCTGGCCTGGCTGGAAGAGGACCGGCTGCGCCCCTACTCAGCGGAGGAACGAGCGAAGGCGAACGAAGAAAGAAGAAAGCTGCGCCAGGAGGCAGACCGGCTGCTGGCGGGACGCCATCCCTTCCACTGGTGGCTGGAGTTCCCCGAAGTCTTTCACGCCGACGCCCGGCCCGCCGACGCCGACGCCCTCGACGCCGCGCTGTCCACGCTTGTACCGCCGCCATCCCCGACGGCAGGGGCGGGACTTGCAGCGCCGCCGTCCCCGACGGCAGGGGCGGGGCTTGTACCGCCGCCATCCCTGGCGGCAGGGGCGGGACTTGTAGCGCCGCCATCCCTGGCGGCAGGGGCGGGGCCGGGTGTGGCCGCCCTCCAGCCCTTTGCCCCTGGCTTCCACGCCATCCTGGGCAACCCCCCATTCATGGGCGGCCAGCGGATTACCGGCACGCTGGGCGACGAATACCGCGAGTATCTGGTGGAGGCGCTGGCAGATGGCAAGCGAGGCAGCGCCGACCTCTGCACTTACTTCTTTCTTCGTGCGGGGATCTGCTGCGCCCAGGCGGCGATATGGGCCTGCTGGCGACGAACACGATTGCCCAGGGCGATACCCGCGAGGTCGGGCTGGACCGGCTCGCCGCGCAAGGCTTCAGCATCTATCGCGCGGTGCCAAGCCGCCCCTGGCCTGGAACGGCTTCGCTGGAAGTGGCCCATCTCTGGCTGCGGCATGGCTCCTGGCAAGAGCAGTGTGTACTGGATGAGAGGGTAGTCTCTAAGATTAGCCCGTTTCTCACAGAGGTACTGACTAGAACACGAACAGTGCCAACGAGCGTGCCTCTTGTTGCCTATGGGCCGCCTTATCGCCTTGCTGCCAACGAAGATAAATCCTTCATCGGCTCCTATGTGCTGGGCATGGGCTTTGTACTGACGCCAGAAGAGGCACAGGCGCTGATTGCCAAAGACCTGCGCAATAAAGATGTTCTCTTTCCCTATCTGAATGGCGAAGACCTGAACTCACGCCCGGACCAGTCACCGAGCCGCTGGGTGATTAACTTCCATAATTGGCCGTTAGAGCGAGCCGAAACCTATCCTGATTGCATGGCTATCGTGCGTGAGAAGGTCAAGCCAGAGCGCGATAAGTTAGCATCAGGAGATGCAACCGCAAAAGATCGTGCCAGGCGTTGGTGGCAGTTTGCGAGGCCAACAATGAACCTCTATGCCACCATTGCAGGGATGCGGCGGGTGCTGGTCCTCTGCATTGTAACTCACCATGTTGGCTTCGCCTTTGTTCCAACTAATCAAGTTTTTGCCCATCGTCTTGTAGTGTTTCCAATAGAAGGTTGGTCACAATTTGCCCTGCTGCAATCTAATTTGCATGAGCCCTGGGCGCGAACTTATTCATCTCAATTAGAAACCCGGTTGAATTATTCCCCCACCGATTGCTTTGAGACATACCCCTTCCCTGAAAGCACAGCGAGCTTAGAGGAGATTGGCGAGTGGTATTACCACGAGCGGCAGGGCATCATGCAGCGGCGGCAGGAAGGGCTGACCAAAACCTATAACCGCTTCCACGACCCCCACGAGCGGGCCGAAGACATCGCCGCGCTGCGCGAACTGCACGCCGAGATGGATCGCGCCGTCGCGCTGGCCTATGGCTGGGGCGATCTGGACCTGGGGCATGGCTTCCACCAGACGAAGCAGGGCACGCGCTACACCATCAGCGAAGCAGCGCGGCAAGAGGCGCTGGCGCGGCTGCTGGCGCTCAATCACCAGCGTTACGCCGAAGAGGAGACGCTGGGTCTGCACGACAAGCGCGGCAAGGGCAAGAAGGGGTCGCGTCGAACAGAGGCCAGCGCCCCAGGCAAAGGGCAGGCAGAGGCCACCGCGCGCGCGCCCGGCCTGTTCGACGAAGAGGCATAAGCCGACCCGCAACGAAGAAAGAAGTAACCGGCCACACCACCGCATCATACTTCTTTCTTCTTGACAAAGTAGAACATATGTTCTACAGTGAAAGTGTGGACGTGCCGGAGCGCGGGGTGGGCCAGCGCGGGGTGAGCGTCGCCAGAAAGGGATGTGTGTACAGGTGGGAATCTTGGACGAAATGAAAGACTTGCTAAGAGCCAATGACCCCGAAGTGAAAGCGTATACCCTGAAGGCTCAACGGGATGTGCAGAGGATGCTGGAAGACCAGCCGCCTCTGGAAGGCGAGGATTACGGCCCCTGGGCCGCCCCGATGCGGCGGCTGCTGCAAACGTTTGAGGTAGTGGGAGCGTGGGGGGCGCAGCAGCAGCTTGCGTTGATGCTGCACGAGCGAGCGCCAGGGGCGTTGGTCATCCTGGGCGATGCTGTCACCTCCGACGGGCAGAGTTGGAGGGAGGTGCTGGCAGAGATATGGGAGGAGATGCAGGCGGAAGCGCGCCAGGCTGAAGCCGAACAACGGATGCGGGAGCGCCTGGCCCGCACGACAGGGGACAGCATGGCCGATGAGATTCTGGCGATGCTGCGCGAGCAAGCCCTCTCGCGGACAGACATCTACCGGCGCTATAGCCGGAACGTCTCGGCGGAGCGCATCAACGACGCGCTGTTCGTGCTGGAACGCCTGGGCTGGGCGCGCTGGGAAATGGTCTCCACAGGCGGGCGGAGGCGCGAAGTGTGGTCTGTCCCCGCCGATGAAGAGGGCTAGCGGCATCCCCGCTTTCTTCTTTCTTCGTTTTTTCTCTTGCAGAGAGTGATGCTGGCGTCTTCTCTCTGCCTCTCTTATAGAGAGAGAAAGGGGGGAAGAGACAGAGGAGAGGAAGCCAGTGGTACAATGAGAAGAAAGAAAGCGAGGTGAGCCAATGGCTGATCAAACGCTGACGCTGCGTGTCCCCGATCACCTCTACCAGCAGATCAAACAGCGTGCAGAGGGTACCCGTCGCCCTATCGAAGCGGAAGCACTCGATCTGCTGGCTGCCAACGCCACAGAGGGGGAAGGGGCTTCGGCAGACCTACAAGACCTCCACGAGACCATGACCCACCTGTCTGATGAGGAGTTATGAGCGGCAGCCCGCAATCCCCTGGCACGGGAGGCCGCAGATGAACTGCGTCATTTGCGTGCCAAACGCAGGCGATCAGGACTCACCCTGGCCGAATGGCAACGGCGAGACGAGTTGATGCGCCAGTATGATCGGGGCATCCTGATCCGCTCGCGCGCCATGCTGCTGCTCAAAGAGCGTGGGCACGACATTTCTGTGCTGCTTGAGCAGCCGTGAGCAAGGCGTACATCTCGAAAGCCTTGCGGCGGCGCGCAGCAGCCCAGGCACGCCATCGCTGCGGCTATTGTTTGACCCCCACCGGGTTGAGGCATCTGACCCGCTGACCGGCGAGATCGTGCCCCTATTCCATCCTCGACAGCAGCAGTGGGGCGAGCATTTTGCCTGGTCTCCAGAAGGGGACCGCATCCTTGGCCTGACACCTACCGGGCGCGCAACAGTCGCGGCGCTGCACTTGAACCGAGACAAGCTGGTGGAAGCGCGCCAGACCTGGGTGGCAGTTGGCTTGCATCCCCCCAAGGATTAACAGGGAAATCCAAGGAGGCAGGCGGGTAAACCCGCGCCTGAAGGAGCCTTTGGCTCCACGAAGCCCGCGTAGGCGGGCTAGGACGGAGGCCGCGCCCACACGGGCAGGGGGGGCCTGCACAGGCGCGGGTTTACCCGCCTGCCTTCAGCCGCCATCTGGCCCATTACACAAGCCTGGATTGACTCGCGTCACGAGCTATTCACAAACGATTGACCTCTGCGGTACAATAGGGCTGTGTATCGCTCTGCTGCCCGGACAAGCGCGTGGTCAGCGGGCAGGAAAGAGCCGCCAGCCAGCGGCAGATGAGCGCCGGATGAAAACCGATACGTTGTACTGTGACAGGGAGGGTCTGCTGCCGATGACGTATGAAGTATCGTTCTCCCGCACCTATACCAACCAGCGCCGGGGCTTTCCCAAAGACCAGCGAGCGTTTCTATCAGAGAAAGCCGATCTGCTCTGCGACGATCCCACGCCCGATGGGCATCTGAAAAGAGTGGTCAAGAAGTATCAGGGCCAGCATATCTATCGCCTGCGCGCCGGTGATTATCGCATCTTCTATACCTACGGCCACGACCAGATGAGCGGCCAGGACTGGGTGAAGCTGCTCAAAGTCGGGCAGCGCGACGATGTGTATGAGGGTGACGAGGCGCTTGACGACTCGCCCCCGTCGCCAGAAGCGTTACAGGACATTGATCTGCCGGAGCCGCCGACCTCGCTTGGGAAGCTGCTGGAGCCGCCCCCAAAGCATGCCGGGACCGCCGCAGCGGTTCCGCTGCTCATCCCGATTGATGCCGACCTGCTCACGCGCCTGGGCATTCCACAGGAGTATTTTGACAGTCTGATCGCCTGCCGCACGCAAGATGAGGTGATCCTCGCGCCAGTCCCGGATCATCTGCTCATACGGGTGCTGGACTGTGTGAGCGCGCCTCCGGTGATTGAGGTGGTGAAGCAGCCGGAGTATGTCGCGCCAAAGGGCGACGACCTGCTGCGCTACAAAGAGGGCAAACTGGTCGAGTTTCTGCTCAAGCTCAGCCCCGAACAGGAACGCTTTGTCACCTGGAGCATCACCGCCAGCGGGCCGACGCTGGTCAAAGGCGGGCCGGGCAGCGGCAAGAGTACCGTCGCGCTCTATCGCGTGCGCGAACTGCTGCGCGTCTTGCGGGCAGAGGGCCAGCCCCAGCCACGCATCCTCTTCACCACCTATACCAACGCCCTCGTCACCTTCTCGCGCCAGTTGCTCAAAAGCCTGCTGGGCGATGATGTCGCCCGCGTCGAAGTGCGCACGGCAGACAGCCTGGCCGGCGAGATCGCCGGAGCCAATAAGCAGACGCATATGGCCCGGCCAGCCGATCTGCGCCAGGTCACGCGGCAGGCCATCCGCGCCGCCAGCTTCGAGGGCAACGCCCTGCAAAAGCAGGCGCAGGTCAAGACGATCAACGCGCTCGATCTCGACTATCTCATCGAAGAGATCAGCGACGTGATCGAGGCGCGCCAGTTGACCAGTCTGGACGCCTATCTCGCCGCGCCGCGCCCTGGGCGCACGCAGCCGCTCAACGACATCCAGCGCCGCGCCGTCTGGAGCGTGCGCGAGGCGTTTCTGGCGGGGCTGCGCCAGGCAGGCATACTCACCTGGCAGCAGCTACGCTCTCGCGCGGAAGAGATCGTGCGCAGTGGGGGAGGACTGAGACGCTTCGATGCCGTCATCATTGACGAAGCGCAAGACCTCGACCCCAGCCTGCTGCGCCTGCTGATCGCGCTTTGCCGCGCCCCCAACCGGCTCTTTGTCACCGCCGACGCCAACCAGTCCATTTACCGCAGCGGCTTTCGCTGGAGCGATGTCCACGAAGATTTGCAATTCAAGGGTCGGACGGGTCTGCTGCGCGTCAACTATCGCTCCACCCGCGAGATTGGCGAGGCCGCGCACAGCTACCTCGGTGATGACCTGCTGGACAGCGAGCAAGCCGAATCGTATCAGCATAACGGCCCCCAGCCAGCGATGCGCGCTGTCGCCAACCAGCTTGAGGAGCTTGACTTGCTGGCCCGCTTCTTTCCCGCCGCCGCCCGCGAGGCGCGGCTGGGCCTGGGAGCCTGCGCCATCCTCTGCCCCACCAAAGACGCCGGGCAATCCATTGCCACCGACCTCTGCAAACGGGGATTGGAGGCCACCTTCATGAACGGGCGAGACCTTGACCTGACGCGGCGCGGCATCAAAGTCCTGACGCTCAAATCCGCCAAGGGCCTGGAGTTTCCGGTCGTCGCACTGGCGGGCTTCGTGGGCGGGCCATATCCTGCCCGGCGCAGTGCCATGACCGAGGATGATTGGGACGATCTGCTCGCCAAAGAGCGCCGGACGGTCTTCGTCTCGATGACCCGCGCCATGCGGGCGCTGCTGATCATCGCGCCAGCCATTCAGCCCTCGCCCCTGCTGCACGGCTTCGACAGTCAGCACTGGAATCTGGAGCGGGCTGGCGGTTAAAACCGCGCCTGAAGGCTGCGCCACCAAGCCTGCCTGCGCAGGCTCCCCCCGCCCGTGTGGGCGCAGCCTCCGTCCTAGCCCGCGGAGGCGGGCTTTGTGGAGCCAAAGGCTCCTTCAGGCGCGGCCTTCAGCCGCCAGCCATAGTTAAAGTAGTAAGTGAGAGGGGGGTTATGGAGACAATCATCTTGCCAGCCGTCGTGCCTGGCGATCTGAACCTGCTGCTGCTGAACCTGCGCCTGCATCGCGGCGAGGCCCGGCTGGATTGGAGCGGCGTGCAGGAAGCCCCCGCCGACGCGCTGAAGGTGCTGTTCACCGGCCTTGATCTTGTGAAAGATGCCGATGCCCTCGGCATTGAAACCGTCCCTGACCATCTGGCCGAAGCGATCAGCGCCTCGCTGGATGGCAATACGCAGCCATCAGGTCGCCCGCACCGCTCAACGACCAGGCGCACGCTCTGGGACGATACCAGCCAGCCTGATCTCTTCGAGGAAGCGGAAGCCGAGGAACCAGCAGAAGAACCACTCACCGAGGAGGAAGAGCGTACCCCGGCAGAGGACGCAGCGGCGTCAACCAGCCCTGAGCCGCCGAAGGCGCTGCTGGCCGCGCCGCCGCCGGTCAAGATGCGCGAAGAATTAGAGCAGCTCGTGCTGAATGACCTGCTTGGACCGGCAGGCGGGCCGGAAGAAGAGGTTGATGAGCGCAACATCACAGATCGCTATCTGATCGGCATGCTCGCGCCCCAGCGCCGCCGCATCGGCCCCGACACCCCGGAGGAGCCGGAGCGCGCGAGCGACCAACGGGAGCGAGAGTGGCCGAACCCGGAGAGGCCAGGCAGCCGTTCCCGAAGGCCGGAGGAGGACGCGCCGCCAGGTCGCCGCCGGGTTGTCGCGCCGGAAGAGCAGGATGATCTGGCCGTCGCGGGCGCCGACAGCGCCGAGGAGGGCAGCACCGAAAGCGAAGCGCAGAGCGCCACCTTTTATCCCTCCTCGTTCGGCCTGAGCTTCTGCGTTGATGGCGAGGCCTCGGCGCTGCGCATGCGTGCCACCTGGGGGCGCTATCGTCGCGTAGCCAGCGCCACCCTCTTCAATCCCAAAAGCGGCAACCCCAAGCTGATCTGGAAACGCGAGCCAATGGGCGGCGTCCTTGAGGATGTCCCCTTACAGGTTGGCCCGCTCGAAGCAATGCTCCCCGATGCCCGCCAGCCAGAAGTCATCGTGCGCGGACTGGTGCGCCGTCTGGGCGAGAACTGGATCGTCACCCTCTTCCTGGTCAACACCCAGCGCGAACCCCGCAAACTGCGCGATCTGGCCTGGATTTTCCAGCCGGAACTTCAGGTGGAAGCGCCCGATGGCGCGCCCATCTTCTGCCGCCAGACGGGGCTGGCGACTAAAGTCGCACCTGAAGTCCCTACGGGACACGAAGCCCGCCTTCGCGGGCTGGGCGCAGGCGCGGGGGAGTGGGGGGAGCCTGCGCAGGCAGGCCTGGTGGCGCAGCCTCAAGGCGCGACTTTAGTCGCCAGCGCCGCCCCGGACGAAGAACAGGCCATGGCGATGCTCTACCGCCAGCGAGTGGAGTTTGCGGTGGGGCATGGTGTCAGCATCCATACCGAGACGGCCCCCGGCCAGCCAGACCGCGCCGTGAGGATACGCACGCGCATTGCTCCAACCTATGAAGTCGCACAGACCACCTCGCCAAGCGCAGACGATCTGCCCGGCCTTGCCGATCTTATCCTGGATATGCGCACCCTGGCCGAGACCGCCGACGCTGACTTTGCCAGCGCGCTGATGCCGCTCGTCACGTCCTATGCTGCCTGGATTGTCGGCCAGAAGGACCGTATTGCAGACCCCTCTGCCCGGCTTGGCGAGTATCGCCAGACGGCTCAGCACGCGCTGGATGCCTGCCGCGTGACCTTGCGGCGTATCCAGGCCGGTATTGATCTGCTGGGCACGAACGCGCAGGCAGCAGCAGCCTTTCGCTTTCTCAACCACGCTATGTGGCAGCAGCGCGTTCACACGCTTGTCTCTGAGGCTGCGCGGCGCGGGCAGCCAGTTGACCTGACGGCGGTTGACGTTCCGGCCAATCGCACCTGGCGTCCCTTCCAGCTTGCCTTTATCCTGCTGAACCTGCTATCGCTGACCGATCTGCGCCACCCGGAGCGCGGCGCGGCGCCCGACGCGGTGGCCGATCTGCTCTGGTTTCCCACCGGCGGCGGCAAGACCGAGGCGTACCTGGGCCTGACTGCCTATACCCTGGCAATCCGGCGCTTGCAGGGAACGGTTGGTGGGCGCTCCGGCGAAGAGGGCGTGGCCGTTCTCATGCGCTATACCCTGCGCCTGCTGACCATCCAGCAGTTCCAGCGCGCCACTGCGCTGATCTGTGCCTGCGAGGTGATTCGCCGCGAAGCACTGGACAGAGGCGATACGCGCTGGGGCACGACGCCGTTTCGCATTGGCCTGTGGGTCGGCCAGCGCACCACCCCGAACTGGACCAGCGACAGCGCCGAAGCCGTCCGGCTCGATCACGGGCAGTTCAGGCGCGGCAGTTCCCTGGGGGGCAGTGGCTCGCCCGCCCAACTGACCAACTGCCCCTGGTGCGGCGCGAAGATCGACCCTGGCCGCCATATCAAAGTAGACCCCTACAATCAGGGCGCGGGCCGGACCTTTATCTATTGTGGTGAACCACTGGGCAACTGCCCTTTCAGCCAGCGGCTCGCGCCAGAGGAAGGGCTGCCGGTGCTGGTTGTGGATGAGGAGATCTACCGACGCCTGCCGTCTCTGCTCATCGCTACCGTTGACAAGTTCGCTCAAATGCCCTGGAATGGCGCGGTGGGCATGCTCTTCGGGCAGGTCAACGGCTATTGCCCCCGTCACGGCTTCCGCTCGCCAGAGATTGAGGACAGCGATCTGCATCCGCGCCGGAACGGCCTGCCAATGGTGCGCACCGAGCCACGCGGCCCGCTGCGCCCGCCTGACCTGATCATTCAGGACGAACTGCATCTCATCAGCGGCCCGCTGGGCACGCTGGTCGGCCTCTATGAATCGGTGATTGACCGGCTGGCCTCGTGGGAGGTAGATGGTCGAACAGTGCGCCCGAAGGTCATCGCTTCCACCGCAACCATCAGACACGCGCCCGCGCAGGTACACGCGCTTTTCTTGCGTCAGGTGCAGGTCTTCCCGCCACAGGGACTGGATGTTGAGGACAATTTCTTCTCCCTCCAGCGTCCTCCTGGCGAGCAGTATCCAGGGAGGCGGTATCTCGGCATCTGCGCGCCCGGCCACAAACTTAAGAACGTGCTAATTCGCGTCTATGTTGCCTTCCTGTCTGCCGGGCAGGTGTTGTATGAACGCTATGGGCGCGCTGCTGACCCCTGGATGACATTGGTAGGCTATTTTAATTCTATCCGTGAACTGGCCGGGGCGCGCCGCCTTATTGATGACGATGTGCGCAGCCGCCTGGGCAAAATGAATGCACGCGGCCTTGCCAAACGCCTGGCCGGGTCTATTGAAGAACTCACCTCGCGCAAGAGTTCCACCGACATCCCTAAGGTGCTGGACCGGCTTGAAGTCGTCTTTGATCCCATTGATGAAGCCGAACGCCAGGCAGCGCGCAAAGCGGGCAAAGGCTCGGAGAAGCGTCGTCCCTATGATGTCCTGCTGGCAACCAATATGGTCTCGGTTGGGGTTGATGTGAAGCGCCTGGGGTTGATGGTTGTGGCCGGTCAGCCCAAGACGACAGCAGAATACATCCAGGCCACCAGCCGCATCGGTCGCAGCCAACCGGGCCTGGTTTGCGCTGTCCTCAACTGGGCGCGCCCGCGTGATCTCTCTCACTATGAGCAGTTTGAGCATTACCACGCCACCTTCTATCAGCACGTGGAGGCGCTCTCGGTCACACCCTTCTCGGCGCGTGCCCTGGATCGCGGCCTATCGGCGCTGCTCGTGGCCTATGTGCGGCTGCTTGGGCTGGAGTTCAATGAGAACGCCCATGCTGGCCGAATTACCGGCGGCCACCCGTATCTCCAGCAGGCGATTGCCGATCTTACCGGGCGCGCCCGGCTGATTACCGGCGATTCGGAAGCTGGTGATTTCGTGCGCCGCGAGCTAGAGGAGCGTATAGAC from Ktedonobacterales bacterium harbors:
- the drmA gene encoding DISARM system helicase DrmA — translated: METIILPAVVPGDLNLLLLNLRLHRGEARLDWSGVQEAPADALKVLFTGLDLVKDADALGIETVPDHLAEAISASLDGNTQPSGRPHRSTTRRTLWDDTSQPDLFEEAEAEEPAEEPLTEEEERTPAEDAAASTSPEPPKALLAAPPPVKMREELEQLVLNDLLGPAGGPEEEVDERNITDRYLIGMLAPQRRRIGPDTPEEPERASDQREREWPNPERPGSRSRRPEEDAPPGRRRVVAPEEQDDLAVAGADSAEEGSTESEAQSATFYPSSFGLSFCVDGEASALRMRATWGRYRRVASATLFNPKSGNPKLIWKREPMGGVLEDVPLQVGPLEAMLPDARQPEVIVRGLVRRLGENWIVTLFLVNTQREPRKLRDLAWIFQPELQVEAPDGAPIFCRQTGLATKVAPEVPTGHEARLRGLGAGAGEWGEPAQAGLVAQPQGATLVASAAPDEEQAMAMLYRQRVEFAVGHGVSIHTETAPGQPDRAVRIRTRIAPTYEVAQTTSPSADDLPGLADLILDMRTLAETADADFASALMPLVTSYAAWIVGQKDRIADPSARLGEYRQTAQHALDACRVTLRRIQAGIDLLGTNAQAAAAFRFLNHAMWQQRVHTLVSEAARRGQPVDLTAVDVPANRTWRPFQLAFILLNLLSLTDLRHPERGAAPDAVADLLWFPTGGGKTEAYLGLTAYTLAIRRLQGTVGGRSGEEGVAVLMRYTLRLLTIQQFQRATALICACEVIRREALDRGDTRWGTTPFRIGLWVGQRTTPNWTSDSAEAVRLDHGQFRRGSSLGGSGSPAQLTNCPWCGAKIDPGRHIKVDPYNQGAGRTFIYCGEPLGNCPFSQRLAPEEGLPVLVVDEEIYRRLPSLLIATVDKFAQMPWNGAVGMLFGQVNGYCPRHGFRSPEIEDSDLHPRRNGLPMVRTEPRGPLRPPDLIIQDELHLISGPLGTLVGLYESVIDRLASWEVDGRTVRPKVIASTATIRHAPAQVHALFLRQVQVFPPQGLDVEDNFFSLQRPPGEQYPGRRYLGICAPGHKLKNVLIRVYVAFLSAGQVLYERYGRAADPWMTLVGYFNSIRELAGARRLIDDDVRSRLGKMNARGLAKRLAGSIEELTSRKSSTDIPKVLDRLEVVFDPIDEAERQAARKAGKGSEKRRPYDVLLATNMVSVGVDVKRLGLMVVAGQPKTTAEYIQATSRIGRSQPGLVCAVLNWARPRDLSHYEQFEHYHATFYQHVEALSVTPFSARALDRGLSALLVAYVRLLGLEFNENAHAGRITGGHPYLQQAIADLTGRARLITGDSEAGDFVRRELEERIDAWLETARRATGGRILGYRDRSDGKTLGLLRAPDLRAWQPFTCLTSLRDVEPMIRLILDERSLESGPERPLVPVARLEPEGEQEA